One genomic segment of Flavobacteriales bacterium includes these proteins:
- a CDS encoding ATP-binding cassette domain-containing protein, whose product MIKVEKINKSFGDKHVLQDVSFSFEAGKTNLVIGASGSGKTTLIKCMVGLHTPDSGNIIFDGASFEELDKKDKRELRQQIGMLFQGGALFDYLTVEQNIAFPLNMFTGMSEEEKRDRVNFCLNRVNLNNVNNLFPAELSGGMIKRVAIARAISMNPKYLFCDEPNSGLDPQTSIIIDNLIHEITQEYNITTVVNTHDMNSVVEIGDNIAFINKGKLAWHGDKDSIITSDSPELNDFVFASQLFKKLKQ is encoded by the coding sequence ATGATAAAAGTTGAAAAAATAAACAAGTCCTTTGGCGACAAACACGTTTTACAAGACGTTTCTTTTTCATTTGAAGCGGGTAAAACTAATTTGGTTATTGGTGCTAGCGGCTCTGGAAAAACTACATTGATTAAGTGTATGGTAGGGCTACATACCCCTGATTCTGGTAATATTATTTTTGACGGTGCTTCATTTGAAGAGTTAGATAAAAAAGACAAGAGAGAGCTTAGACAACAAATTGGCATGCTGTTTCAAGGCGGAGCTTTATTTGATTATCTAACTGTTGAGCAAAATATTGCATTTCCTCTAAATATGTTTACTGGCATGAGCGAGGAGGAGAAGAGAGATAGAGTAAATTTTTGTTTAAACAGAGTAAACCTTAATAATGTAAACAATCTTTTTCCAGCAGAGTTAAGTGGGGGAATGATTAAACGTGTGGCTATTGCTCGGGCAATTTCTATGAATCCTAAGTATTTATTTTGCGATGAGCCTAATTCAGGATTAGACCCTCAAACATCTATCATAATTGATAATCTTATTCATGAAATCACACAAGAATATAATATTACTACTGTGGTAAATACTCACGATATGAATTCAGTTGTTGAAATAGGCGATAATATTGCCTTTATCAATAAGGGGAAATTAGCTTGGCATGGCGATAAAGACTCAATCATTACTTCAGATAGTCCTGAGTTGAATGATTTTGTTTTTGCTTCTCAACTTTTCAAAAAATTAAAGCAATAA